One stretch of Actinacidiphila sp. DG2A-62 DNA includes these proteins:
- a CDS encoding TetR/AcrR family transcriptional regulator, with protein MGPAEGVMSVMSAEPARSVSPSGSAESGGAVAAPAGRRERGRERRRNQVYDAAVELIIEKGFDSTTMDDIAQRADVARGTVFNHFPRKSAFLDEWSARRRRRAFGAIYAEHLEDHSVREVLDRYMIELAETSSRTREETVALMGAAVHTTNVLADPPLAAELGSIFARAHTAGRLAEGVDPGLAGRVLAAGYFAALTEWISREPAPFDLRSRLLSLVGIVLDGVLAADGR; from the coding sequence ATGGGTCCCGCCGAAGGAGTTATGAGCGTGATGTCCGCAGAGCCGGCGCGGTCGGTGTCCCCTTCCGGTTCTGCCGAGTCCGGCGGCGCGGTGGCCGCTCCGGCCGGCCGCCGCGAGCGCGGCCGTGAGCGGCGCCGCAACCAGGTCTACGACGCCGCGGTGGAGCTGATTATCGAGAAGGGCTTCGACAGCACCACGATGGACGACATCGCGCAGCGCGCGGACGTCGCGCGCGGGACGGTGTTCAACCACTTCCCGCGCAAGAGCGCGTTCCTGGACGAGTGGAGCGCGCGGCGCAGGCGGCGCGCGTTCGGCGCGATCTACGCCGAGCACCTGGAGGACCACTCCGTACGCGAGGTGCTGGACCGCTACATGATCGAGCTGGCCGAGACCAGCAGCCGCACCCGCGAGGAGACCGTCGCGCTGATGGGCGCGGCCGTGCACACCACCAACGTGCTCGCGGACCCGCCGCTGGCCGCGGAGCTCGGCTCGATCTTCGCCCGCGCCCACACCGCGGGCCGCCTGGCCGAGGGGGTGGACCCCGGACTCGCCGGACGCGTCCTGGCGGCCGGCTACTTCGCCGCGCTCACCGAGTGGATCTCCCGCGAGCCCGCGCCCTTCGACCTGCGGTCCCGGCTGCTCAGCCTGGTGGGCATCGTGCTGGACGGCGTCCTGGCGGCGGACGGCCGGTAG
- a CDS encoding Beta-galactosidase C-terminal domain, producing MRRALGRGTVRYAATRFDDASLSRLLPRWSAAAGCRPAVEGAGAGVEVVRRRSGDAAWLFAVNHTGAPAALPAAGHELLGDRPVRGVLHLPAGACAVVREQTPR from the coding sequence CTGCGCCGCGCCCTGGGCCGCGGCACCGTGCGCTACGCGGCCACCCGCTTCGACGACGCCTCCCTGTCCCGTCTGCTGCCGCGCTGGTCGGCGGCGGCCGGCTGCCGCCCCGCCGTCGAGGGCGCCGGCGCGGGCGTCGAGGTCGTCCGGCGCCGTAGCGGCGACGCCGCCTGGCTCTTCGCCGTCAACCACACCGGCGCGCCGGCCGCCCTTCCGGCGGCGGGCCACGAACTGCTCGGCGACCGCCCGGTCCGCGGCGTGCTCCACCTGCCCGCCGGCGCGTGCGCGGTGGTCCGCGAGCAGACACCGCGGTGA